One region of Polaribacter pectinis genomic DNA includes:
- a CDS encoding endonuclease III domain-containing protein gives MNKQEKVQFVIDKLEELYPEIPIPLDHKDPYTLLIAVLLSAQCTDVRVNKITPSLFAKADNPFDMVKMTVEEIKEIIRPCGLSPMKSKGIYGLSKILIEKYNGEVPQSFEGLEELPAVGHKTASVVMSQAFGIPAFPVDTHILRLMYRWNLSNGKSVAQTEKDAKRLFPRELWNDLHLQIIWYGREYSPARGWNLEKDIITKTIGRQTVLDTYHKTKKTP, from the coding sequence ATGAACAAACAAGAAAAAGTACAATTTGTAATCGATAAATTAGAAGAATTGTATCCGGAAATTCCAATTCCTTTAGATCATAAAGATCCTTATACTTTGTTAATTGCAGTTTTACTTTCTGCACAATGTACAGATGTTCGAGTAAATAAAATTACACCTTCGTTATTCGCAAAAGCGGATAATCCTTTTGATATGGTAAAAATGACTGTAGAAGAAATAAAGGAAATTATTCGACCTTGTGGTTTATCGCCTATGAAATCGAAAGGAATTTATGGTTTGTCTAAAATTTTAATCGAAAAATATAATGGTGAAGTTCCACAATCTTTTGAAGGTTTAGAAGAATTACCAGCTGTTGGCCATAAAACAGCAAGTGTTGTTATGAGTCAGGCTTTTGGAATTCCTGCTTTTCCTGTGGATACACATATTTTACGTTTAATGTATCGTTGGAACTTATCGAACGGAAAAAGTGTTGCACAAACAGAAAAAGATGCAAAACGATTATTTCCAAGAGAGTTATGGAACGATTTACACCTGCAAATTATTTGGTACGGGCGTGAATATTCTCCTGCTCGTGGATGGAATTTAGAGAAAGATATTATAACAAAAACAATTGGTAGACAGACAGTTTTAGACACTTATCATAAAACAAAAAAAACACCTTAA